The stretch of DNA AGAGATCGATCAGCAGCATAGCATCACACTGTACATGTTTGCGATGCGATGCAGGTGATCATGGAGACGCTGCGGATGGGCAACATCATCAACGGGATCATGCGGAAGGCGGTGCGGGACGTGGAGGTGAGGGGCCACCTCATCCCCAAGGGCTGGCGCGTGCTCGTCTACTTCCGCGCCGTCCACCTCGACGCCGCCGTCCACGACGACCCGCACGCCTTCAACCCATGGAGGTGGAATAAGGAGAGGGCCGACGTGatgaccggcggcggcttcaCGCCCTTCGGCGGCGGGCAGAGGCTCTGCCCGGGGCTGGACCTGGCCAGGCTCGAGGCCTCCATCTTCCTGCACCATCTCGTCACCAACTTCAGGTACGGCCAACTCTACACACGTGTGAACGAAAAAAAGCTACATATATACCAATGCGTTTTGCTGGACATTGACGCTCCATGCACTGcacgcctgctgctgctgctgctgcaggtgGGTGGCGGAGGAGGACGCCGTCGTCAACTTCCCCACGGTGCGGCTCAGGCGAGGGATGCCAATCGCAGTCACGCCCAGAACGTGATGAACACAGGTTGCCCAGCAGGAACGCTCCGCTCGTCGCAGCCTCGTCTGTCCAAGTGTTTGACGAACTAGAATAGTTTCCTTTTTCAAAGCAGAAAAGAAAAATCATACTGTAATGAAAGAAACCATTTGAGTACAAACTTGAGATGCATGCATGGTTGCAGACCAGAGTTGTACTCGAATCGTTGTACGGTACGCAACTGAATTAATAGGTGAGAAATACATGTGTAAATGGAGGACAAAGTAGACCAAAGAGACCAGGATGATCTGGTGCCAAGTTCAGTCTGCAAAGTACATGATGATTTTACTGAAACTCTTGCGGCTTCATGCCTGATGGCCGGCTATGGAGTCTTTGTTCTCCTTGTCTTGCTgctaaggctatctccagcgagaCCCGGTAAACGGTTCGCTACCGTATTAACGGAGGATACTGTAGCGAGCGGACGCTCCAGCGGGCTTCTCCAAAGCGTGCGGTAAAATGGGGGAGGGAGactgcgtcccgcacagagggAGTCCTCCATTCGCCTCGCCCTCCAGCGCATCTCCGCCAGCGCCTTTCGCGCGGCCGCGGGAAGAAACTGCCGGGGAGGGGAAAGCGATggcggggcaggggcggaggggcggcggggccggggcggcgcgcgcgcggcggggcagggcgcggggcgggcggaggggcggcggggcaggggcggcggggcgcgggcggaggggcggcggggcaggggcggcggggcgcggaggagcggcgggcggcggaggagcggcgggcgggcgcggaggagcggcggaggaggggcggaggagggccgcgggcggcggaggaggggcgggcggaggaggaggaggaggaggaggggcgggcgtggaggagcggcggaggaggggcggaggagggcgggcggcggaggaggaggggcggcgggctcggaggagggggggcgggcggcggcggaggaggggcggcgggctcggaggaggggcgcgggcggcggaggaggaggggaggcgggctcggaggagggggggcgggaggcggaggaggagggggggcgggcggcggagggccgcgggcggaggaggaggaggaggggcgggcggaggcagaggggcgggcggaggaggaggaggaggggggaggggcgggcggttggaaaaaaagaaaaaaaattgagattgtggggtatagaagatggaaatagaggatgttgttggagttaaatttggtatagagaatgaagttgatgTGGAGGAAAAGGATAGGGGATGAGATttagaggatatcgctggagatagcctaaaAGCTGACCGATCCGTTTGGACCAGGCAGAGAGCACTGAATCGTGGCACCAGAATTTAACGGATAACGAACAGTGACTGCGAACAGAGGATATGATGGGAGTGCAGGCATACCGGGAGTGTGCTCTTTGATCTGACCATTCATAATAGTTTGCCTCTAATTGAATGCTGATTCTCGTCGATGGTGGCTCACGGTGAGGATGGCTCTAATTGAAAGGCGGTGTCTTGGTTCCGAGGTTACAGCAGCGCGCATGGGGCGTGCGGCGCCGCCGGCACGAATTGGCACGTCTCTGACTGAAGGTGGCGTGGGCTTCATGCGACAGGGGTgtcgaccgccgccgcccgccgccgtcaGCGCGGCCTCGTCGGCCGCATGTCTCTGGCAGTCTTGCCGTTGATACTCGCAGAAACTACCTTATGGTATTTTTCATAAACCCTCTGTTTTAGATCGCGATTACGCGATCCAAACTAGGAGATTTTATAAAAAGTACAGGTCATTATTTTTCACATAACCTCTGATTTGGACAATCGCGATCCGATATTTTTCATTAACACCCCTCACTTGGATAAATATTATGTAGAAAAGCCCTCTTCCTCCATTTGGCTTTTCGTTCTCCCCTTCGACGATCCGTCGGCGGCTGCCCGGCGCCGATGGCCGCCGCGCCTCTCGTCCGTCCAGTGTATGCGAAAGCTCCATCCCAAACCCctccaaaccctagcgccggcTCTTCCCCTCTTCTGCTCCAAAAAAGATCCCCTGGCTCTAATGTTACGAATCGTCGTTGATCTGCCAGGCCATCGTTGGGTTAATGGGGCGCGCGAGACCACACGGCGCCTTCGATTATTCGCGGTGTGCTAGCAGGTGACCCCTATATCATGCATAGAGCACGAACACCCTGCAGTTACAAATTCATTGCTACTGTGACCATACGGAGGAGGATTTAGTCACTTTCCTTCAGCAAGTCAGAGCAAGTCAGGTTGCAACTTACCTGCCTGCATCCACCGTACAAATCACATCCAACGGCTGGTTATAATTTATCACTCAAGCTTCGTCCTTCCTGCCAATACTAAGCAACTCAGGAAGACCGCTCGGTACTCGCGGCGCTcgtccgcgccgccgtggaCTCACTCCCCCGCATGGAGCCACGCCTTGTTGCATCGGAGAAGAGGACTGCAGGACCGGAACGCCGACGGCATGCCGCAGAGGCGAGGGAGGTGTGGGAGATGTGCCTGCTCAACCTCATCACCGGCGGGCGCAAGCAGCTCCCGCTCGTCGCCGACGTCGAGGGCCTCCAGGTCCATcaaagcggcggcggtgagatTCGCCGGGGAGGATGCGCAGGTCGCGCAGCCGCAGGCCGCAGCTCGCCGGACAAGTGGAGGTAGAAGAAGAACGAGCTGAGGCTGACATGTGGGCTCAACTATTGTTTTTTCCTTTATTTTGATCCAAGAGGAAGGACAGACGTTGGATGCGATTTAGAGGGTATAGATAGATGGTAAGTTACATTGTGACTTAATATGCGTCCGACATTTTTACATCAGTGAACACATGCAGATCTTATCTTATACAGACACGTCTCTCTGACTCTGCTCGAATTCGTGATGACCGACGAGAAACAGGACAGCAAGAACACAGCTAGTTGAGTCCCAGCACACGAGGTGCATCACGTTCTCGGCCTTCTGCgccttccccctcctctgcttctccaCCGCGACCGCCCTCTCCACGGACACGCTGCTCCGGCCGCCATCCAGCGTACGGAAGAAAACATTCAAATAGGCTACAGTTCTGTTTCAGTTGGCACATCCTCATGAGAAAGCGAATACCACAGGAAGGCTCGTGTGACCCTATTGCTCCTAAGATCTTCCACCGTGCACCATCCTGCGACTCTCTCGATGTGGTAGGAAATCTCTTTCAGATGCCACCCTTTTTTACTTGTTTTGAATTTTAAGGTAAAAGCAGCCTTTGATAGTCACTCTCCAGATTTGAGTGGCTTATAATATATACCAGcatcttattttattttattttttctgGAGGGCTACCACAAATTATTTTAGCATGAGTAAGAGTTGTTCTGGTCATTCCACCTACCACTTCAAACCATAATTGTTTCGGCAAGAATGTTAGTTGGTGTACTTCTCATACAGTAGACTGAAACTTCCACCATTGCTAATCAGGACTATGTATCAGAGAACTGCGATGTCCCAGTGACCAAAAATCGTAAGCTGTTTGTCTTGCAATTTCTCAAATATTCTGATTTGAGTATCGGAAAAGGTAACTAGCCACGATCATCATAGTTTAAACTTACTGCAGGAATGGATGAACAAGTATCATGTGAATTCCACTCTGAAAGGAAGAGAGATCCAGGCAAGTTCAAAAATCAGCTAACAAATCAGGTATATTTTCCTTTTGGGTTTGTTTCAAGGAAAACTCTTTTTTTTATTTCCTTTATTGGTTATTCGATTTTGAAGCCCTATCTATATATTCGGTGTTTATGGTTCTTATAATGCCGTTCAGGGTACAACAAGGATGGTTGGTTGCTTCCCTAATCCGCCCTTCTTCAAGGTACTTTGTCACTAGTGTAGCTATAGTGCTTTAGATCTTGAGCATCTGTGGAGTCTCCAAGTATGGATGACAATAGTTTTGTCACTCCTGAACTAAACTCATTTTCGGTTCAGTAAAGACAGTTACCATGTACCTCCAGTCTCATTTTCGGTTCGCCTCTGCTCCAGTCCCCATCCGACGTGAGCAGTTGGGATTCTTTTTTTCTCGATGCCATCCGTGTCCGAAGCCAGCTTGAGCCCCAACAGGGGGGAGCACCTACTGACTTGCAACTCCTCGACCGCCGCCAGTCGCTGCTCAGCCTCGTCGCGCCAGTCATCAAGAACCTGTGAGTGTTGACTGCTGACTACCACCGTTACCGGCCTCTACCTACCTGCCTCGTTGCACATGAACATGGCGGCTTGCTTACTGTTCCTGCAGGCATGCGCCTGGGCTTGACGAAGGGAAGGGCCTCTACTTCCCCTTCGTGAGCCAGGGGACGAAGACGGcgcggaggggggggggggggggggggggctgccGTTGCAATCCACCCGGATGAGCTACTACAAGAGCGACCGGCCCTCCTACGCCTACAGCAACTACAAGATGACCCCGACGGCGGCCATCCTCTGCGAGACTGCGAGGACGCGTTCCAGAGCATGTAACGCGCAATGATGATCTGCGGGCTGGCGTGCTGCGCGTCGGCGCCGTGTTCGATCGACTCCACCCTCGCCCGCTTCCTCCAGCTGCACTGGGAGCGGATGGCCGCCGACGTCGAGGCCGGCGCGCTCACCCCGCCCGCTCGTCACCGACCCGTCATACTGCAGCTAGAAGCTAGTGCATCCTTGTTTCCATTCACGAAATTGGACATGGAACGAAACTTAATTCTTTTAAGGGATCACAGCACTTCCAAGTAATAGACAAAGTAAGAACAAAGAGCACAAACAATGGCCATGCGGGTCAAATACAGATCAGGTGGCCTTCACAAACAGAATTGCGCAGGGAAAGGGGGCTCAATtacatactccctccgttccaaaatttAGTTCGTTTTGACTTTTTTAGATTCATGATGTTTaatatgcacctagatataacATATAACATATaatgcatagcaaaatctatgaaTCTACAAGGCTAAAACGACCTGCATTTTGGAACAGAGGGGGCAGTAAAAACGAGTAAAGAGTAACAGAACAGTACCCCCCCTGCATACACATAATGCTAAACTGCTGAAAAGGAACAGTTGCAGAAAGTAGAGTTATCTTATATGAAATTAATCACGTAATAGATTCAGTACAGATGCCCAAATTACCCAATGCAAGGATGGGCCAAAGCTCTCAAGCATACACAGCACAAGACATAACGTGAGATAAGCCTCAATAGAGGTCTACAGAATCGAGGTACCATTTCAAGGGTCCAAATTACCAAGCATGAAAAGCCTCAACGGCAACAGAACAAGAGGCGGAGACGGCTTGAGTTTATACAATCTAGGCACCTATCTCCAGGGTTAAATATTAACTTGAAACTATATGCATGATAAGTAATCAAGTTTACAGCTTACAGCACAATCTATGGACAAGCAAGTGCAACACCCAAACACTGCAACATACATTTCTTACAACCATGCTAGGCAGCAAGGGCAACTATTGAAGGAACAGAGGCAGGCTTCTGCATCTATCGGATTAGTTAATTATAGGTCGTAAATTAGAACTATGGTCGCCCttcaaaatttcaaatctatTCAGTAATCCATGTAAATAAACTCTACAAAGATCACCAGTCAAACAGGGCGGACCTCATGACACCGTACTTCCATAGCAAATGGAAGCTAAGTACAGATTTTTTCACCCATTTATCCTGCAAATATATTTATTAGTATGTGCAAATGGATGGTCGATCTGAGGTTAGAGGAAAGGGGCAAGAGTATCAAACAGTGCAGACCTCATGACACCGTTCTTCCATAGCAAATGGAAGCTAAGTACAGATTTTTCGCCCATTTATCCTGCAAACATATTAATTAGTATGTGCAAATGGATGGTCGATCTGAGGTTAGAGAAAAGGGGCAAGAGTATCAAAGTCACCTTCACATGTTGGCTTGGAAAAGCAGATGTTCTTAGGGTTTCCTGCGTTTCATCAGCAGGCTTTCTTTTGGGGATGCTCAGGATAAATGCTGCCTGATCCCATGTCGCAGCTGTCGAGGTGATGCGAAATCCATTATCCCAACGCCGATGGATACCCTCACTAGGATACAAGAAATCAAGCTCCACAACCTACAACAGAAAATGTCAAAAAATTAAGCATCAAACTAAACCATGTAGCTTTTAGCACATGCTCTGTTGAATTCACAATGCTCTGATCAAGATTCAGCAATGACAAAGCATGTTAACATACCTGAGCTGTAAAGCCAGCATTACGAGACATGACCACGGCCCACCGACTTCCTGCAGTGG from Panicum hallii strain FIL2 chromosome 3, PHallii_v3.1, whole genome shotgun sequence encodes:
- the LOC112885148 gene encoding uncharacterized protein LOC112885148; translated protein: MCLLNLITGGRKQLPLVADVEGLQKKNELRLTCGLNYCFFLYFDPRGRTDVGCDLEGIDRWTARTQLVESQHTRCITFSAFCAFPLLCFSTATALSTDTLLRPPSSEGSCDPIAPKIFHRAPSCDSLDVDYVSENCDVPVTKNRMDEQVSCEFHSERKRDPGKFKNQLTNQGTTRMVGCFPNPPFFKSPSDVSSWDSFFLDAIRVRSQLEPQQGGAPTDLQLLDRRQSLLSLVAPVIKNL